aaaataacctagatcgagagtttcgccgccgcaagcctctgtagccaccaaaaaccaatcaggaccctgtttcggcaccctgccggagggtggatccatcaccggtggccatcatcatcatcccgacgctctccatgatgaggagggagtagttcaccctcggggctgaggatatgtaccaataactatgtgtttgatctctctctctcgtgttcttgatatgacacgatcttgatgcaccatgagctttgctattatagttggatcttatgatgtttctccccctctatctccttgtgatggattgagttttccctttgaagttatcttatcggattgagtctttaaggaattgagaacacttgatgtatgtcttccatgtgcttatctgtggtgacaatgggatatcatgtgatccacttgatgtatgttttggtgatcaacttgcgagtcccgtgacctcgtgaacttatgcataggggttggcacacgttttcgtcttgactctccggtagaaactttggggcactctttgaagttctttgtgttggttgaatagatgaatccgagattgtgtgatgcatatcgtataatcatacccgcggatacttgaggtgacattgtagtatctaggtgacattagggttttggttgatttgtgtcttaagatgttattctagtacgaactccaggatagattgaacggaaagaatagcatcgtgttattttactacagactcttaaatagatcgatcagaaagattaactttgaggtggtttcgtatcctacaataatcttttcgtttgttctccgctattactgactttggagtgactctttgtggcatgttgagggattattatatgatccaattatgttattattgttgatagaacttgcactagtgaaagtatgaaccctaggctttGTTTTAatgcattgcaatatcgttttcGCTCAATTTTatccctgttcaagaattcatccgattaaccagttaacttgccgattaatccctactcatagggtccccgagtagccgattacccgataaatcgtccgattaattgattaaatggccgattaacttttatcattagttacattgctgtttttatattttcagattacaaaaacccatCTACCAttcatattgcacttgtatcaccatctcttccccgaactagtgcacatatacaatttaccattgtattaggtgtgttggggacacaagagactctttgctatttggttgcagggttgtttgagagaccatcttcatcctgcGCCTCCCATGGACTGATAatccttaggtcatccacttgagggaaatttcctactgtcctacaaacctctgcacttggaggcccaacaatgtctacaagaagaaggttgtgtagtagacatcaagggcCCAAGCCCCAAGGAACATCAATTGCTCATGTAACTGGGTACGATAATCCAGTCTCGTTTCTTCGGTTTTGTAACCCAGAGATGGTTGATGTTCTGCAACCTTCGGGCTTGTAACATTTGGGCGTGCAACATATACTTTTAAACAATCATCTCTTCTTTATTTTAGTGAATGGACTTTTAGCATGGAGCTTCCATTAATAGTCGAGGTGGAGACATGCGTGAACATCCGAGTGAATCACATGCACAGTGAAGTAGTGTAACTAACTAGTTGAGACTATCTAGATCAGGAGTAATGTACGTTTCCTACTTGTATTATATCTGGGGGATGGAAGCCGCCAAGATTATGGTCTAGCTCGGTAACATCAAAATAACATAAAGACAGGTTGAATTGTTACAAATATAACTCACTTGTGATTAACATTGTATCTAATTTTGCTAGTAATTTTCTATTTGGTGTTACTCAAAGCACTTCGTAATTCCAGCAGCTACCTTCCACGCCCTTCTCCATACCAGGTGTTATTTTTGGGAGGCACCGGAAGAATCGGTTTTTGGAAAAACTCAGAAATCTCGATTTTAAACCGCCCaaaaaattcaaatgaatttTGAGTTCTATTTTATTAGGTATAAATATAAGTATGTAACCTGTAAAAAACATCAAATATGATAGATCATGCCCCGGTGGGAAATACCCTTTAGTTCCTGGGTGTATATATACACCTCACATAGAAATTAATAATATTAAGTCACAAAAGTTTGGATGTTTCTTTTACAATAAACCTGACTTTCTTTTGCACTAGTTCAGTCTCTTTCTTCGGTTTTGCAACCAACAGATGGTTGGTGTTCTGCAACCTTCGGGCTTGTAACATTTGGGTGTGCAACAAATATTTTTAAACAGCCACCTTCTTTGTTTCGGTGAATGGAATTTTGGCATGGAGCTTCCATTAATAGTCATTTGTCAACATCCGAGTGAATGAAATTGACGGGAAAGTAGTGCAACTAACTAACTAGTTTAGACTATCCGTATGAGTAACATACGTTTCCAAATTTCTTATATTATATATGGGATGTAATCCGCCAAGATTAAGGTGTAGCTCGGCAACATCAAAGTAATACACCATCGGATTAAATTATTAGAAATGTAACTCACTAGAGTTTACCTTTGTATCTAATTCCCTTGCAATTTGTTGTTTTGTGGTACTCAAAGCACTCTTTAATTTCATCAGCTCCCTCCACATTGTTTAGGGTTCTCTTTTTTCTCAATACCGGTGTTTCTTTCCAGGAGGTGCTGAAAGAACCGGTTCTTGGAACAACTCAGAAATCATCGAGTTTTACCACCCGAAGAATTCAATGTTTTTGTGCATAAATAGTGAAATATATGTCTATGACCTGCATAACATCACATATGCTAGTTTGTGTGTGGGTACTCAGTCATATATGCAAGGTCTTATTGAACTAAAAATTGATGTATTTGTCAATTTCATTTCATATTGTACCTAAACTGGGCAAATACATAAATCTCAAAAAATATTAAATACACATAAATAatacatatatgtatatatagcACTGAAATGAAACAGGGTAATTAGATACATAAATCATGGAAAATATCGTATACATCTGAATGGTAAATATAGCATCAAAACAGGACAAATACATAAAGTTGAGAAAATATCAAATACAAGCGAGTGGTAGCTTATTTTAATTAGCAGCCACTCCACCACCAAGAGAACAACGCACATATCTATGCTTCCGCATGTCTGCGTGTACATAGCTTAGTGCAAGGTCTTCATGGCATAGCTCACACATCAGACCAAGTGATCTTGAAAACTCCAATCTCCTCCTTGAGCCCCAACGCCTTCCACACGGCCGGTGACGCGTCTACGTCGTTGTATGGGCACGGTGGCTCGAAGTTGTGCTCGGCGTCGCAGCCGTACACCGAGTCGCACTCGTCGACGACCTTGGCCAGCACGGCATGCCCGTTCCCATTGATGCGGATCATCTTGTTGCACCTGCGCTTGCCGTCCAAGCGCAGCCACCCCGTGGACAGCGCCACCACCAGCTCGGTGTCCTTGTGGAAGCGGTTGTCGCAGAACGATTTGCCGCCGCCGTCTCCACCTCGTGCGAAGCTGTTCAGAGTTAGGATCGCCGGCGTGTCGGCCGACACCGAGGGCGAGCACCTGAATTGCGGGTAGCGGTGACCGTCTTTACAGCAGACCGAGCCGTGATCCCTGTTGCAATCACCGGATTTGCCATGCAGGAAGCCACTGATGTGGCACCTGCCGCGATGGTGGCTTGTGTCTGTAGTAACGTTCGCGCTGCTGCCCATGGACACGGAGACGCCATGGACGCGGAGGTGTGATAGGAACATCATGAGAGCAAACATAGCTAGTAGCTTCTTCAAATTAGCCATGTCTGTGAGGTACTCACGTTGCTTGCAAATCTGCAATTTGTGCTTGTGCGTTTGTGAGGATATATTGGTTGATCCATGTTCTTTATACAGGGCCCAAGCCCCAAGGAACATCAACTGCTCATGTAACTGGGTACGCTAATTCAGTCTCATTTCTTCGGTTTTGTAACCCAGAGATGGTTGATGTTCTGCAACCTTCGGGCTTATAACATTTGGGCGTGCAACATATACTTTTAAACAGCCGTCTCTTCTTTATTTTAGTGAATGAACTTTTGGCATGGAGCTTCCATTAATAGTCGAGGTGGAGACATGCGTGAACGTGAACATCCGAGTGAATGACATGCACAGTGAAGTAGTGTAACTAATTAGTTGAGACTATCTAGATCAGGAGTAATGTACATTTTCTACTTGTATTATATCCGGGGGATGGAAGCCGCCAAGATTATGGTCTAGCTCGGTAACATCAGAATAACATAAAGACAGATCGAATTGTTACAAATATAACTCACTTGTGACTAACCTTGTATCTAATTCTGCTAGTAATTTTCTATTTGGTGTTACTCAAAGTGCTTAGTAATTCTAGCAGCTACCTTCCACGCCCTTCTCCGTACCAGGTGTTATTTTTGGGAGGCACCGGAAGAATCGGTTTTTGGAAAAACTCGGAAATCTCGATTTTAAACCGCCCaaaaaattcaaatgaatttTGAATTCTATTTTATTAGGTATAAATATAAGTATGTAACGTGTAAAAAACATCAAATATGATAGATCATGCCCCAGTTGGAAATACCCTTTAGTTCCTGGGTGTATATATACACCTCACATAGAAATTAATAATATTAATAATAATATTAAGTCACAAAAGTTTGGATGTTTCTTTTACAATAAACTTGACTTTCTTTCGCACTAATTCAGTCTCTTTCTTCGGCTTTGCAACCAACAGATGGTTGGTGTTCTGCAATCTTCGGGCTTGTAACATTTGGGTGTGAAACAAATATTTTTACAGCCACCTTCTTTGTTTCACTGAATGGAATTTTGGCATGGAGCTTCCATTAATAGTCATTTGTCAACATCCGAGTGAATGAAATTGTCGGGAAAGTAGTGCAACTAACTAACTAGTTTAGACTATCCGTATGAGTGACATACGTTTCCAAATTTCTTATATTATATATGGGATGTAATCCGCCAAGATTAAGGTGTAGCTCGGCAACATCACAGTAATACACTATCAGATTAAATTATTACAAATGTAACTCACTAGAGTTTACCTTTGTATCTAATTCCCTTGCAATTTGTTGTTTCATGGTACTCAAAGCACTATTTAATTTCATTAGCTCCCTCCACATCGTTTAGGGTTCTCTTTTTTCTCAATACCGGTGTTTCTTTCTAGGAGGCGCTGAAAGAACCGGTTCTTGGAACAAGTCAGAAATCATCGAGTTTTACCGCCCGAAGAATTCAATGTTTTTGTGCATAAATAGTGAAATATATGTCTATGACCTGCATAACATCACATATGCTAGTGTGTGTGGGTACTCAGTCATATATGCAAGGTCTTGTTGAACTAAAAATTGATGTATTTGTCAATTTCATTTCATATTGTACCTAAACCGGGCCAATACATAAATCTCAAAAAATATTAAATACACATAAATAatacatatatgtatatatagcACTGAAACAGGGTAATTAGATACATAAATCAAGGAAAATATCGTATACATCTGAATGGTAAATATAGCATCAAAACAGGAAAAATACATAAAGTTGAGAAAATATCAAATACAAGCGAGTGGTAGTTTGTTTTATTTAGCAGCAACTCCACCACCAAGAGAACAACGCACATATCTATGCTTCCCCGTGTCTGCGTGTACATAGCTTAATGCAAGGTCTTCATGGCATAGCTCACACATCAGACCAAGTGATCTTGAAAACTCCAATCTCCAACTTGAGCCCCAGCGCCTTCCACACGGCCGGTGACGTGTCTACGTCGTTGTATGGGCACGGTGGCTCAAAGTTGTGCTTGGCGTCGCAACCATACACCGAGTCGCACTCGTCGACGACCTTGGCCAGCACGGCACGCCCGTTACCGTTGATGCGGATCATCTTGTTGCACCTGCGCTTGCCGTCTAGGCGCAGCCACCCCGTGGACAGCGCCACCACCAGCTCGATGTCCTTGTGGAAGCGGTTGTCGCAGAATGATTTGCCGCCGCCGTCTCCACCTCGTGCGAAGCTGTTCAGAGTTAGGATCGCCGGCATGTCGGCCGACACCGGGGGCGATCACCTGAATTGCGGGTAGCGGTGACTGTCTTTACAGCAGACCGAGCCGTGAACCCTGTCGCAGTCGCCGTATTTGCCATGCAGGAAgctgttgacaccagattttggcacggcGAAGAAATTAATTTAGATGGCCTCAAATGCAGaagtgctcaaagtgagaaagttccgtatcgtcaaaaggaaaaaaactttgatatttgggccatGGTCATCtggtctcatctctaaggccgaagttgtgtttgAAGTACTTAGATTTTCtattcagaacactattcggctGATTACGCCCCCAAGACTACCCCATATTGAAAACTGATCTAcatgaattgtcttcgtctcgtcggaacgatcgattttgatataaagatcgtctcaatccgaggtcatatgcaaaagttagaacCCATACAGTGAGACCCTCCAACGAGCAAAATATGACGCCCGGAACCAGACACATATGTGGGTATGTCTGATGAGCTGCGTGAGTAATTAGCTGTTTTGCACGAGCGATTTGACCCTCGGGATGACCTTTGATgaaaaaacgttcaacatgaaagatgttcgtctcgtcgaaacggtcaagatgCTTTTGGGTTCGTTTCCAGCCGAGGTCGTCTGTCACCACAAAAAGGACCCTCAAAGTACAGctagtttaaaccgaacagttttggaaagttcggataaaaccagtccgaatttgactagggttttggacgtgaattgatgtaattttcttgtaaggaaagcctacaTAAATCCTTTGTTTGTAccggaagtccagccgcctcttatatatgttgggggtgacgaccgattgaaacaacacacaatcgaacaaatctatctacatcttttacctttacttttccttcttccttgttattcttcttcctcgttcttcgtctgTTCTTCTTCATTGCAGGGCAGCGAAcctcgaggctctaggggcggtcaggccgacctagggcagcccatagccagcgcgcgtccagacggggtccctcccgggcgcgtggggtttcgggtctacaaaagcgCCCGCCGGCTTGCTTGCGTACCGCCTTCCGgtgggtctccttcgacgtgagctgcggtgcatcacccccggcgttgGAGGTAAACGGTGACgggttcgtgtgcgaacacactttttggcgactccgctggggaagAAGCGTTGAACGGTCTCCGGCCCGTTCTTGCTATGAAGAGATCGTCATCTAGGGTTTGAcatctacaaaggtaatatgaatacccacttcacttatgtagatgcaaataatgcatatgttgttgctagatcgtctaatgagcataatgtatcggTAGCCCTAGTTTTATCAATAATGTATCTAATTATGTGCAACGGCCGATTCAGAATAATCTTCATGCTTTAACTCCATATAATTTCAGCAACATGCAACATATGTATCCCAACTcccatgcatcggcaaccccacagatctatatgccgatgaacaacatgatgagTTCGGTTAATCATGTTGAGATACCCCATGTAGGAACTTCCAATAGGATGCAACAAAGTGTTTCAactttttattcatcggcaaaTAACTTGCAGTTTGTTAATCCAAACGTGCCGGTGGATAAGggaattggccatgctactactagttattcggccaattaccctcaaacatcatatgctacacctcatgctACTAATTTTCTGGCACCATACGCAACTGTTGATGTCCATAATTCGGCTCCCCACCTTCATGGTCATGGCCGAATAAGTGAAACTTCTATAGGAGCACAAATGCCTTCACCTACTACCATGGCATATCATGTCCCCCAACACAATTACAGAATTTCGGTGACATATCGTTACCGAAAGAGTCTAAAAGTGCCCGGGGGCAATTCTATCCAGATTGGGTCATTAAGAAAAATCTTACGTCTTTTTGGGATGAATGCAATGTTGTTCTACATGAATTAATAAAAGAGGGAAAACCTATTAATTCTACTGCAATCC
The Triticum urartu cultivar G1812 unplaced genomic scaffold, Tu2.1 TuUngrouped_contig_9810, whole genome shotgun sequence genome window above contains:
- the LOC125532397 gene encoding putative ripening-related protein 4, which encodes MANLKKLLAMFALMMFLSHLRVHGVSVSMGSSANVTTDTSHHRGRCHISGFLHGKSGDCNRDHGSVCCKDGHRYPQFRCSPSVSADTPAILTLNSFARGGDGGGKSFCDNRFHKDTELVVALSTGWLRLDGKRRCNKMIRINGNGHAVLAKVVDECDSVYGCDAEHNFEPPCPYNDVDASPAVWKALGLKEEIGVFKITWSDV